DNA from Leucoraja erinacea ecotype New England chromosome 39, Leri_hhj_1, whole genome shotgun sequence:
TTCCGTTCAATCGGGGAAGGTGTGCTCCACAAGGCCCAACGTCCTAAAATCACAACCCCCGTATTTAAAAGGCTAATATGCACGTATATAGATCCATAGGGGTGTAACCATGCTCTATAGGGTGATTGCacgaaagatagaaaatatcgggaattatcgcgtttgctcactgcatttcatcaaaactaaggcattattgatgaaatattttgatgaaatgcagtgagcaaacccgatcattcccgatattttgtatctttatatctgcacggccaacaacctctgctgttgttgccccttcagctctctcttctctTGACCTTCATTCTtcttaatctttggaactctaaagtaggataactgtgtctcacggtcaccccCCGCCTCACGGtcagctcctctctctctctctctctctccctctctctctatctctctctctctctcatctctctctctctctctctctctctccccctctctctcctctctctctcctctcacctctctctctctctctctctctctctctctctccctctttcgctctgatattctctctctctctccatcggtatctatctatctatctatctatctatctatctctctcatctatctatctatctatctatctatctatctatctatctatctatctatctatcactatCACAAatccacacacacaatcacacaaataacacgcacacacacacaccaatcaccccccccccccccccacacacacacaatcacaatcaaccacccccccccccacacccacacacacacacaacacacacacacacacacacacacacacaccacacacacacacacacacacacacacacacacacacacacatcacacacacacacacacacaccttgacATTGATCATATATTCAAAATTCAGATTGGTGGTATTTCCGTTTCACAAACATTTCATCTTTTACATTTGACCAGTAATGTGACTGATGTGATAACCAGTGCCTCTGTGCTGGCGGTGTGGCCTCATTGGGTTCAGGTGGCACAGGGCCCACGATAAAACGAGTGTCTTTGCCCCCAGGAGAATAATTGCGGCTTGAAGGGTCTGGAATGAGGGTGGGAATGAGTTTGTTGGGAAACAGCGCCAGCGATATCAATTGTCCATTCTCTTTCAGTTGCAGGAACCTATGAAGAAATGAACAACACACTCATCCAACTTAAAGCTGAGATTTTCCGCCAGGGGCAGTGTAAGTTTCGTAATCAGCTGAACAGATTTCCACCTTATTTATCCCAGAATCTACCCGAGTAGTGCACTGTAAAACCGCTCATGTTggccaaaacacaaagtacttgagtaactcgtctgtggagggaatggacaggcgacatttcaggtcaggttaTGTTAATCTTTCCCTGCCACGTATCCCATTCTGCTGGTGACCAGGACCAGAGGAAATCAACCAGTGGATGAAGGTGTCAGCAACAGATACGTTGACACAACTGTGACAGTGGAAGCCTCTCTAGCTGAAGCTTATCTGGGCAGTAAATGCATCcattcatatgaagatagactggatagactcggctcgtactcgctagaatttagaagattgaggaaggatcttatagaaacttacacaattctcaaggggttggacaggctagatgctggaagattgttcccgatgttggggaagtccagaacagggggtcacagtttaaggataagagggaagtcttttaggaccgagatgagaaaaatattttttacacacagagagtggtgaatctgtggaattctcttccacagaagggagttgaggacagttcattggctagatttaagagggggttagatgtggcccttgtggctaaagggaccagggggtatggagagaaggcaggtgtgggatattgattgggatgatcagccatgatcatattgaatggcggtgcaggatcgaagggccgaatggcctacccctgcacctattttctaagtcacACACAATCTGCTTCAATCACTGCAGACACAAGgcatgcaaatgctggaaacatatgtagaatataaagtgctggagtaactcagcgggtcaagcagcaactgtggaggacatggatgggcgatgtttctgcacgggatccttcttcagagtgaaggtCTGCAGAAAAATCCCATTCAGAAACTCGccaatccatatcctccagaaatgctgcccgactcacTAAGTTCGTCAAGTACTTTGCGTTCTACTTCAGTCTCTGTGGTCAGATAAAGTGGTCGAATTTTACCTAAATTTCTGACTGGAGTCGTCGTTTTAATGGTGACAGCCTCATATCATTTGATTTGTCCGCTCCCAGGAAATCTCCTCTTCCCATCCACCGCCTCGCCAGCTTCGTCGTTTTAATTGCGGGTTCTCTCAGCCTTCTCCCTATGAAAGGGAAAAGTCCTGACTATTCTGTCCTTCCTGATACGGATACCCACCGTGGTCCCATCTCTACCCCGTGAAGCTTTTCCACACGTCACCCAGTGAGATGGTCTCCATTGTGTAACCCAGTAATTTAAACGTGGCACTGTGTGTATCCCTGAGGCGGTCCCGAGCGCTCAAATGCGACGCCTCGGCTCGAACCAGCACTGGACATCGAATGAGGGTTTTCAGTTCCAGATGCCCCAGGATCATCCCCTGACTAAAACAGCCACTTGGTAGCGACCAAGCTGCATCTGATGTTTACCTCAATATCGTTACAGATTCGCCACCTTGTCCGGAAGGATGGTGCTGGTTCGGTCAACACTGTTATTACTTTTCCTCAAGCGCAGATACTTGGAATGCCAGTTCATACTGTGCGTCAAATAATTCCAATCTCGTTGTCATTAACAGTATTGATGAACAGGTAGGAGTTTATTATTTGATCAAACTGTTCACCGACCCACAGATACCGAGTTGTTATTGCTCGGTCACAGTCATGTGCCGCAAGGCCGGGGAAAGTCGATTCTATAGATATAAAAGTTCAATAAAAGAATGTCCGAATGAGGTAGAAGTAACGaccctgtcccacgtaggaaacccgaacggaaacctctggagactttgcgccccacccgtgcggttcccggaggtttttgtcagtctccctacctgcttccactacctgcaacctccggcaaccacctgcaacctccgggaaccgcacggaaacattgggtggggcacaaagtctccagaggtttccgttcaggtttccaaagtgggacaggggcataagagtacGTGACAACGATGCTGGGAAGGCAGAAGGTTTGTTTGTTCAGGGGTTTATCTCACGTCTTGATGTCCGGGCCTTGCCAGCACAGCGCTGGAGGCTTGTTCGCTTGAACATACTGAGCCGACGGGCTATGTGTGAGCCCCAGCTGTTCCAGAGCAGGCATAACCGCCATATATATATTACCGTTTGATAACAGCTCATAGTCCGCCAGggtaacaacacctcatattctgcttggatagcttTAAACCCAGCGATGTGAATGTAGAGGTGTCCAATTGTAGGCAACCTCtgactaacaccccccccccctttctcccttgtACACCTCTCCCCACCCATACTACcaactcggataaaacccacgcaggtcatggggagaaggtacaaactctgtacagacaagcacccggagacaagatcgaccccgggtctccggcgctgtagggcagcagctactctgcgccaccgtgccacccaatgaATACATATAGATTGTTTAACATAGACCAGATGAGGGGGTgtatgatacatagaaacatagaaacatagaaacatagaaattaggtgcaggagtaggccattcggcccttcgagcctgcaccgccattcaatatgatcatggctgatcatccaactcagtatcccgtacctgccttctctccataccccctgatccccttagccacaagggccacatctaactccctctacatCGTATCAGCCCTGCCCTCTAGTCGGGGGATTCCTCTTGAAACGCCCTCTGGAAAGTGGCAAACACATACACATCACCAACTGAGGTAGTATTAAACATTGATCATCGCATATATTGTTCACCCCGTTATGGCAGGGCATCGAGCTGGTTGGATGTAAAGAGTTGTGCTTCAATTAACAGGCTGATAATTAAAGTATTTGACCCTGACATTGACATTCAAccgttattgccacgtgtactgaaatACTTTCGTTTCCACGACAGGGCTTTGTAAAATGTAATCTTTCAGATTCTCACTGGATTGGTCTTCGTCGTAATGCAGGCGATGCAAAACAATGGCACTGGGTGGACGGAACCATTTATACCGCTTCTGAGGGGTGAGTTTTGTTTCCAATCGCACGTTCTGTTCCATATCTCTGAATGCAGAAACAAAGCTAAGATTGAAGTAGGAATCCTATTAACAGTTATTTTCTACGTCCTGTTTTATTGCAGAAGTTCGATTACTCCGGATTCCTGTGGTTGCAGCGGTGGGGACAACTGTAAAGAATGTTGTGGGGTGATAAATTCGGGCACATATTTGAATGCTTCAACGTGTACGACTCCTATGAAATGGGTCTGTGAGAAATCAGCTCATCGATGTCCTTCTGAATGTCACAGTTAATGCAAAATGGCAAAGAACCAGTTTGTTCACGATGAGCATGTCGTGGGAATGTTATAGCATAGAAGAAGGCCATTTGATTAAGCAATCCATGTAGACCATtttatcgaagataggcacaaaatgctggtgtaactgagcgagccaggcagcatatctggggtaAAGGaacaagtgacatttcgggtcgagacccttcttc
Protein-coding regions in this window:
- the LOC129714532 gene encoding killer cell lectin-like receptor subfamily G member 1, translated to MNNTLIQLKAEIFRQGQYSPPCPEGWCWFGQHCYYFSSSADTWNASSYCASNNSNLVVINSIDEQGFVKCNLSDSHWIGLRRNAGDAKQWHWVDGTIYTASEGSSITPDSCGCSGGDNCKECCGVINSGTYLNASTCTTPMKWVCEKSAHRCPSECHS